Sequence from the Candidatus Delongbacteria bacterium genome:
CCAGAGCGCTTTCTGGGTGGTGGGGTCGAAGTCTCCGCTGACCAGCTTTTCCACCAGAGGGCCGAAAGTGGCGCCCACCTTGTGTGCGCCCGTGGGAAACCAGCGTCCCAGCAGTACCACGATGCGCGCCGGCACACCGGTCAGTTCGGGGGGCAGCACCATGTGATTCACGCCACCATGTCCGCCACCGCTGGGTACGGGCTCGTTCTTCCAGGAAATGCGGAAGAGATTGCGCGGGTTGATGTCCCACAGGCCGATCTGCTTCAGCTCCTCGTGCACACCCGCGGGCATCAGCTCGGGGTGGGCCATCTGGCGATAGGTGGGAATCAGGATGTTCTGTTCGCGGCAGCGGGCCACGGTGGCCGCCAGGACTTTGTCACGGTTCATCGTCATCGTCCGTTCATGGTGAGGGCCATCACGGCCTTGGAAGTGTGCAGGCGGTTCTCGGCTTCGTCGTAGACCACCGAGTGCGGGCCGTCGATCACCGAATCCTCGACCTCGTTGTTGCGGTCGGCGGGCAGGGCGTGCATGTAGAGCGACTCGGGCGCGGTCAGCGCCATGCGTGCCTCGGTGCACTTCCAGCCACGATTGGCTTCCAGTTTCGCATCCACCACCGTGGTGCTGGTGTCGGCCACCCAGCTGCCCCAATTCTTGGGAATCACCACATCCGCGTCACGGTAGGCCTCGTCCTGGTCGTGGATCACGCGAAAGCTGCCGCCATTGGCCCGCGCATTGGCTTCGGCCTCGGCCAGGACCCAGTCGGGCAGCGGGTAGCCTTCGGGGTGGGCCAGGGTCACGTCCATGCCGAAGCGCGGGAAGAGCAGCGCCTGCGAGAGCGGCACCGAGATCGGCTTCTTGTGACTGGTGGCGAAGGCCCAGATGATGCTCACCTTGCGTCGCTTGAGATCGCGCAGTTTCTCCTGCATGGTCATCAGATCCGCGATGGCCTGCAGCGGGTGATACAGATCGCACTGCATGTTGATCACGGGCACCCGGCTCCATTTCGCCAGCTCATTGAGATAGGCATTGCCCTGCTGCCAGAAGCAGTTGCGGCAGGCGATGGCGTGCCCGTAGCGCGAAAGGATCACGGCCGTGTCCTTGGGGACCTCGCCGTGAGCCACCTGCATGGTGCTGGTGTCCAGAAAGTGACCGTGGCCACCCAGCTGGGTGATGCCGGCTTCCATCGAGTTGCGCGTGCGCGTGCTCTGCTCGAAGAACATCATGAACAGGGTCTGGTTGTGCAGGGTGTCGGTCAGTTCGCCCATGGCGAAACGGCGCTTGAGAGTGGTGGAGACGTCGAGAAGGGTTTCAATCTCCTCGCGGGACCAGTCGCGCAGCGTGATGAAGTGCTTGCCGCGGAAGGTGCTCTGCATGGTGTCCTCGAATTGGATGGCTGCACGAACGGGGGTCGCCGGGGGCTCAGGCCCGGGGCGCACGACGGGAGTAACTGCCCGGCAGGGCGGCGTAGAGGGCGGCCGCCTTGACCAGGTGATCCTTCCAGGTGATTTCATTGGGGGCGTGGGCCTGCTCCTCGGCGCCGGGGCCGAAGCCGATGCAGGGAATGCCGAAACGGCCCATGATGGCCACGCCATTGGTGGAGAAGGTCCACTTGTCCACCGTGGGCTCGCTGCCGAAGAGGCCGCGATATCCTTCGACCAGCGCCTGTGTCACAGGATGGTCTTCGTCGATCAGCCAGGTGGGAAAGTAGGCCTCGGTCGGATAGACCAGACCGGTCCAGGAGGCGCGCGCGTAGTCGTACATCTCGACAATGGCCCCGGCGGCCTGCACGGCGGGCAGGGCCTGGATCTCGGCGATGGCCGACTCGGCAGTTTCGCCCACGGTCAGGCGGCGGTCCACGGAAATCCAGCAGCCGTCGGCCACCGCACAGCGAGAGGGCGAGGTGAAGAAGATCTCGGACACCGTGAGCGTGCCCTTGCCCAGAAAGTCGTGATCGGCCAGGCGCGTGTTCAGTTCTTCCAGTTCGCCCAGGATGTGACCCATGGCGTAGATCGCGTTCTTGCCGCGCTCCGGCGCGCTGCCATGGGCGCTGACCCCGCGGGTTGTCACGCGGATTTCCATCCGCCCGCGCTGGCCGCGGTAGATCCGGCAGGAAGTGGGTTCGGTGGAGACCACGAATTCCGGCCTGAGGCCGTGTTCCTTGATCAGATACTGCCAGCAGAGACCGTCGCAGTCTTCTTCCTGCACGGTGGCGGTCATCAGCACGGTGCAGTCGGCGGCCAGATCCAGCTCCTTGATCAGTTTGCCCGCATAGACCATCGCGGCCATGCCGCCTTCCTGGTCACTGGCTCCGCGGCCACCGATGACCTGTTCGTCTTCCATGCCCTGATGAGGGTCAAAGGTCCAGTTGGCACGGTTGCCCACACCCACCGTGTCGATGTGCGCGTCAAAGGCGATCACGCGCGGACCGTTGCCGATGCGTCCGATCAGGTTGCCCATGCCGTCGATCTCGGTGGAATCGAAACCCACCTTCTCCATTTCCCGCTGGATCAGCTTGATCACGGGCTCCTCGAATGTGCTTTCGCTGGGCAGGGCGATCATCGCGCGCAGAAAGGCGCTCATTTCCGCCTTGCTGGCTTCGGCGGCGGACAGGATCTGGGCGGGGGTCTTCATGGAGTGTCCTGGGTTCGTGTTGAATGTGTGATCCATCTCAAGTCGATTGCGCGGTCCCGCCGCGTTCAGGTCAGCGCGGCCATGCGCTGCCAGAGGTCGGCGGCCCGGGTGCGCGCGTCCTTCAGAATGGCCGTTTCATCCAGCTCGGTGACGTGTCCATCGCGAATCCGGAAGCGGCCATCGCAATACACATCGCTGGGTTTTTCCAGCCCGAAGAGCAGGTGCGCGGACAGGTTCTGCGGAAGGACGGGCGTGCGCTCACGGTAGTCGTGAAACACGAGGTCCGCGGGTTGTCCCGGCTCGATGCGGCCGATTTCACGACCGAAGATCCGGGAGGCGATCAGTGGATTGTTCTGGAACAGCAGGCGCAGATAGTCCACCGAGGGAGTGCCAGGTGTGCGCACGGCCGAGGCGATCAGCGTGCCTTCCTTGGCTTCGGCCAGCATGTTGGCCTGCATGCCATCGGTGCCCAGACCGGTCAGGCAGGTGTTGAAGGCCAGATTGCCCAGCGAGCCCACGCGATTGTTGGCGTTGGAGCCGGGATTGTGCACCAGGCAGCACTTGCGCTGCTCGAGCAATTGCAGCTCATCGCGACGCAGGTGCAGACCGTGGATCACAAGAGCATGTTCGTCCAGCAGGCCGAAGGCATCCAGGCGCGCCACCACACCCGGCTGCTTGCGCTTGTAGGCATCCGTCTGATCGGCCAGATCTTCCGCAAGATGAATGTGTATCCCGGGTGTGTTGGCCTTGCGACGCAGGCGTGCCGCATCGGCCAGAGTGCTGTCGTCAAGCGTGAAGGAGGCGTGCAGTCCCAGCAGGCTGGCATGCCGCGCGTGTCCGCGCTTTGCCGTATCCAGATTCTCCTTGAGTGACTCGGTCGCGACCTTGGTGCCATTGCGGTCGCTCAGTTCGAAGGCGGTCGCCACCCGGGGCCCCACCTCGTCGGCGATCTGCTGGAGCCGTGTGAGCGAGCCCGTGATCCAGGATGGACTGGAATGATGATCGATGACCGTGGTCACGCCCCAACGCAGACATTCCAGCAGGCCCGCCCGGAAGGATGCGCTCACGGAAGGTTCGTCGAGGGCACGATCCAGTTTCCACCAGACCCGTTCAAGGATTTCGGTGAAGTTTCTGGGCGTGTTCGCGGGAGCAGGCATTCCCAGTGCCAGGGTGGAGTACAGATGGGTATGGGCGTTGATCAGACCGGGCAGTACGGTGCGGCCCTGCATGTCCAGGGAGCTGTCGGCGGCGGGAGGTCTGTCGCTGTTCGTTCCCAGAGCCGCGACCAGACCGTCATCCACAAGGATCCAGCCTTCGGGGATCAGCTCCTGTTCGGAGCCGGGGCGAATGATGCGCAATCCGCTGAGCAGCAACGAGGCCATGGGCGCTCCTTGTGGTCCGCGCCGGGCGTGAAGTGAGTTCAGGCGGGTGCGGGCCATTGTGTTCCGGGGGGAGGCGGGTGGCCCCGGGGGATTCGGGGGGCCGTGTCATACCACGTCCGTTGGCAGGAGGTTCACGCAGGGAACCTGACTGGTGACCATGGCGGGGCCCGCTAGCCGCGCCGGGCACGGAAGGTATGGAACAGCCTCCCCGCATTCAAGCTGCGGGATTGTTGCTCAGCTTGTCTGCTCGCGTGCTGATTCCTCTCGCGTGACGTGGGCCAGGGCTTCTTCCAGGCTGCCCCAGCAGCGCTGTTCGAGCAACTCGTCGAAGTGGCCTGAACTGGCCAGGGCGTTGGTGCAGGCCGTATTCAGTTCCGCCAGCAGAAGGGTGACTCCCGCATTGCGCGCGTCGCGCATCAGGCGCCTCAGAACGGCCACCCCGCTGCCGTCCAGCAACAGCACGTTGTTCATGCGCAGCACCAGCCAGCGTGTGCCACGGTGCATGCTGCGGATTTCGCTCTCGAAACGCCCTGCCGCACCAAAGAAGAATGCACCGTGCACCTCGAAGACCTGGGTGCTGGGTGGAATGCTCAGCTGGCTGAGGGCGTCGGGACGATCGTAATAGGTGGCGTGGCCACCGTCGGCCTTCATCGCCAGCAGAGGACGGACCTCACTGGCTTCGGCCATCCGGCTCATGAAGAGGAACGAGGCCAGCACCATCGAGACCTGCAGTGCGACACCCACGCCCATCACCACGGTCAGGCCGAAGGTCAGCAGCAGGACCGCCCGATCGTGGGCTTCGGAGTTGAGCAGTTGCCGGAAGTCATGGACATCGCTCAGGTTCCAGGCCAACTGGATCAGCAGTCCGGCCAGGGCGGGCACGGGAATTCTGCCGGCAAGGGGAATCAGCAGCAGGCCCGCGGGCACCAGAATCAGCACCTGGAGGATTCCGGCCAACGGACTGCGGGCGCCCAGTCGCACATTCAATCCCGTGCGCCGGATCAGGCCGGCGACAGGCAGGGCCGCCAGCATGCCGGAAGCCAGATTCGCCAGACCGTGTGCCACCAGCTCGGTGCTGTCGTGGCTGCGCCCGCCAATCCTTCCGTCGGCCACCACGGCCGAGAGCAGGGCTTCCAGGCCGGCCAGCAGGGCAATTCCCAGAGCCGGCAGGAAGAGCGCACCCAGGATTGCCGGATCGCGAATCAGGCTGGGCGCTTCGAAGCGGATCGACGGGGGACCGGAAAACAACCCGGCCAGCGTGAGTTCAGGTGTGGGCAGCAGGGTGTTGAGAAAGGCCAGCACACAGACCGCCAGCAGGCCACCGGGCAGCCAGGGCCAGCGCCGGGGGATGGTCTGGTAGCTGATGGCCGTGATTGCCGCCATCAGAATCGCGAACAGGGAAGGTGTATCCCAGTTGTGCACCAGGGACTGGAAGGAGTGGAGCAGCGTGCCCGCCGTGGGTTCGGCATCCAGTCCCAGAGCCGGAGAAATCTGTGAGGCCAGCAGACACAGGGCCAGACCCGAGGACAGGCCGACGATCACGGGGTGAGGCACATACTGCAGCCAGCGCCCGAGATCCGTGGCGCCCAGCACCAGCAGCATCACGCCGGCCAGCACGGTGGCTGTCGCCAGACCGGACACGCCCCACTGCTGCACGACGGGACCGGCGATCACGATGAAGGCCGCCACCGGACCGCCGATCTGGACGCGGCTGCCGCCAAAGAGCGAAATCAGCAGGCCACCCAGAATGGCTGCCAGCATTCCGTAGGCGGGGGGCAGGCCGCAGGCCATCGATACGCCCAGGGCCAATGGAATGGCCACCAGACCCTGGATCAGTCCGGCCTTCAGGTCCAGCAGGAAGGCCTGTCGCCCATAGGCCCTGAAGGAGGAGAACACCTTGGGCTGAAAGCGCTGAGGACGCTCCGGCCCCCCGGACGCTGGCCTGGACGTTGCGGTACTGGCAACCATGTGGTTGGCTCCCGGAGATGACCTGATGGGATTGTTATGCTGCGACGGGCGAATATACCTCTCGCACGAAGGAAAACGGATCGGGGTGCTGGCACTCCTTGCCGACGCGCGAACACTTACCATAAAGGAGGTCGTCATGGTGCTTGCCGCCATCCGGGGGGAACTGACCCGCTATCGGCAGCTGGGAGAAGCCGCCATCTCGCGCACCAGCGATCAGGGGCTTCATGCGACGCTCGGTACGGAGCTGAACTCGATCGCGGTGCTGGTGCGGCACATCGGAGGCAACCTGCGGTCACGCTTCACGGATTTCCTGGTCAGCGATGGGGAGAAGGAGTGGCGGGACCGTGAGGGCGAATTCGACGCCTCCGCACGATCGCGCGCCGAACTGCTTGAGGACTGGACCCGTGGATGGGACTGCCTCGAGAAGGCGCTTGGCGAACTGGATGAGCACTCTCTGGGGCGAACGGTACGAATCCGTGGAGTGGAGCTGTCGGTGATCGACGCACTGGAACGGTCCCTGGCCCATCTTGCCTACCATGTGGGGCAGATCGTTCTGCTGGCGCGCTGGCAGGCAGGCACCGACTGGCAGTCCCTGAGCATCCCCCGGGGAGGTACCGCAGCTTACAACATGAATCCGGACAAGGAACGCCAAACAATGCATGGCCAGAGCAAAACGAGTGGTCGGCAAAGCTGATGAATCGTTCGCTGACGCCGGTGTCTCCTCTGCAAGAAGTTGTTCAAGAGTGGTCACTCGCTGCCGGATGTCGTCCTCATTTTTGACGCCGCCTGCATGTCAACGGAAGTTCCTGAGATGCTGGCGTGGGCAAGAATTCAGGGATTTTTCCACCAAGTCAAACAATATCAAAGCTATAGATGGCATTGTGATCGCGATCACAAGCCTTCTGGCACATGAGTTGCTATTCTCTCGACTGCTGCAGGACGGGTTCCTTGCTGCGGCAACGGGTGCAAACCCGACGAGTTCGGTCCTTCTGATCAACCTGCATAGAAAAAAACTGGAGACACACATGAAGAAGCTGATTCTTTCTGCTGCTTGCCTGGGCCTGGCCGCCACCGCGATGGCCGAGTACCAGATCGACTTCGATCCCACCATGATGCCCGCCGGCCATGGCTATCCCAGCTGCGTTGCCAACATTGGCTTCGTCGCCCCCGGCACCGCCTATGATGCCGTGATGTCCGGACCCTCCGGTTTCCCCGAGATGTATCATGCCGTGTGGACCAACGACGGTCAGGTGTTCAGCCCGACCCCCATCAACTCCATCGACATGTCCTTTGATTGCAACGGCCAGATGGTGACCTACAGCGTGCCCTTCCAGCCGTTCAGCACCTTCTACCTGCCCGGCCCCGCCAATCCCCCCGCCGGCCCGACCGACTTCGGCGTTGACATGAGCGGTGATTGCAACGGTGGTGGCACCATCGGTACCGAAGACCTGCCCGTCGCCTTCGACCTGGGCAATGCCTTCCCGAACCCCTTCAACCCCAGCACCACGATCAGCTTCGCCCTGCCGACCGCTGAGCTCGTGAAGCTGAACATCTTCAACATCACCGGTCAGAAGGTTGCCACCCTGGCCAACGAGATGATGGTTCGCGGCACCCACGAAGTGACCTTCGATGCCTCCGCCCTGAGCAGCGGCGTGTACATGTACACCATCGAAGCCGGCAACTTCACCGCCACCAAGAAGATGGTCCTGGTGAAGTAATTCACCCGATCCTGCATTCTTCGAGCGGCCCGTCTTCGGACGGGCCGCTTTCGTTTTTCCAGGTGTGAACCGAAGCTCACACCCCGCCTGTGACTCGCGGGTTACTCATGGTGTGGCGATCGGGCGATTTTGCACGCAAAGCCAAAGGCATCCGTCCTGTTCCTGGGGGGATGCAAGCTCCCAGCGGAATGACTTTTTGATGCAAGCCATTGATATTGAACCAATTGGAAGATGTCGTGGGTTGGAGGGGCGAGTTGCACGCAAGATCGGTGCGGTCTGGCACATGGATTGCAATGTCTTCATCAGTCGCACGCTGACGCGACATCGACAGAACATTCACAACTGCAGTATTACCCGAGTCGATCCAAACACTGAGTCGACACACAAGGAGGAAGTGATGAAGAAAGCTCTTGTTCTGACCCTGACCGGCATCCTGGCCGTCGCCGCGTTCGCCACCGAGTCCGATCCGTCCAACACCGTCGGT
This genomic interval carries:
- a CDS encoding amidohydrolase family protein, whose translation is MASLLLSGLRIIRPGSEQELIPEGWILVDDGLVAALGTNSDRPPAADSSLDMQGRTVLPGLINAHTHLYSTLALGMPAPANTPRNFTEILERVWWKLDRALDEPSVSASFRAGLLECLRWGVTTVIDHHSSPSWITGSLTRLQQIADEVGPRVATAFELSDRNGTKVATESLKENLDTAKRGHARHASLLGLHASFTLDDSTLADAARLRRKANTPGIHIHLAEDLADQTDAYKRKQPGVVARLDAFGLLDEHALVIHGLHLRRDELQLLEQRKCCLVHNPGSNANNRVGSLGNLAFNTCLTGLGTDGMQANMLAEAKEGTLIASAVRTPGTPSVDYLRLLFQNNPLIASRIFGREIGRIEPGQPADLVFHDYRERTPVLPQNLSAHLLFGLEKPSDVYCDGRFRIRDGHVTELDETAILKDARTRAADLWQRMAALT
- a CDS encoding SulP family inorganic anion transporter; this encodes MVASTATSRPASGGPERPQRFQPKVFSSFRAYGRQAFLLDLKAGLIQGLVAIPLALGVSMACGLPPAYGMLAAILGGLLISLFGGSRVQIGGPVAAFIVIAGPVVQQWGVSGLATATVLAGVMLLVLGATDLGRWLQYVPHPVIVGLSSGLALCLLASQISPALGLDAEPTAGTLLHSFQSLVHNWDTPSLFAILMAAITAISYQTIPRRWPWLPGGLLAVCVLAFLNTLLPTPELTLAGLFSGPPSIRFEAPSLIRDPAILGALFLPALGIALLAGLEALLSAVVADGRIGGRSHDSTELVAHGLANLASGMLAALPVAGLIRRTGLNVRLGARSPLAGILQVLILVPAGLLLIPLAGRIPVPALAGLLIQLAWNLSDVHDFRQLLNSEAHDRAVLLLTFGLTVVMGVGVALQVSMVLASFLFMSRMAEASEVRPLLAMKADGGHATYYDRPDALSQLSIPPSTQVFEVHGAFFFGAAGRFESEIRSMHRGTRWLVLRMNNVLLLDGSGVAVLRRLMRDARNAGVTLLLAELNTACTNALASSGHFDELLEQRCWGSLEEALAHVTREESAREQTS
- a CDS encoding DUF1572 family protein, whose protein sequence is MVLAAIRGELTRYRQLGEAAISRTSDQGLHATLGTELNSIAVLVRHIGGNLRSRFTDFLVSDGEKEWRDREGEFDASARSRAELLEDWTRGWDCLEKALGELDEHSLGRTVRIRGVELSVIDALERSLAHLAYHVGQIVLLARWQAGTDWQSLSIPRGGTAAYNMNPDKERQTMHGQSKTSGRQS
- a CDS encoding ornithine carbamoyltransferase — protein: MQSTFRGKHFITLRDWSREEIETLLDVSTTLKRRFAMGELTDTLHNQTLFMMFFEQSTRTRNSMEAGITQLGGHGHFLDTSTMQVAHGEVPKDTAVILSRYGHAIACRNCFWQQGNAYLNELAKWSRVPVINMQCDLYHPLQAIADLMTMQEKLRDLKRRKVSIIWAFATSHKKPISVPLSQALLFPRFGMDVTLAHPEGYPLPDWVLAEAEANARANGGSFRVIHDQDEAYRDADVVIPKNWGSWVADTSTTVVDAKLEANRGWKCTEARMALTAPESLYMHALPADRNNEVEDSVIDGPHSVVYDEAENRLHTSKAVMALTMNGR
- a CDS encoding YgeY family selenium metabolism-linked hydrolase; this translates as MKTPAQILSAAEASKAEMSAFLRAMIALPSESTFEEPVIKLIQREMEKVGFDSTEIDGMGNLIGRIGNGPRVIAFDAHIDTVGVGNRANWTFDPHQGMEDEQVIGGRGASDQEGGMAAMVYAGKLIKELDLAADCTVLMTATVQEEDCDGLCWQYLIKEHGLRPEFVVSTEPTSCRIYRGQRGRMEIRVTTRGVSAHGSAPERGKNAIYAMGHILGELEELNTRLADHDFLGKGTLTVSEIFFTSPSRCAVADGCWISVDRRLTVGETAESAIAEIQALPAVQAAGAIVEMYDYARASWTGLVYPTEAYFPTWLIDEDHPVTQALVEGYRGLFGSEPTVDKWTFSTNGVAIMGRFGIPCIGFGPGAEEQAHAPNEITWKDHLVKAAALYAALPGSYSRRAPRA
- a CDS encoding T9SS type A sorting domain-containing protein, whose product is MKKLILSAACLGLAATAMAEYQIDFDPTMMPAGHGYPSCVANIGFVAPGTAYDAVMSGPSGFPEMYHAVWTNDGQVFSPTPINSIDMSFDCNGQMVTYSVPFQPFSTFYLPGPANPPAGPTDFGVDMSGDCNGGGTIGTEDLPVAFDLGNAFPNPFNPSTTISFALPTAELVKLNIFNITGQKVATLANEMMVRGTHEVTFDASALSSGVYMYTIEAGNFTATKKMVLVK